The Dehalococcoidia bacterium genome contains the following window.
GGCAACGTCGCCAACGAAGCGCTGGCGAAGAACGGCGTCATCGTGGCGGCCCTGGATTTCCGAGTTCCGCCGGAGGCGTCATACCCTGCCTCCCTGGCCGACATCCACTACGGAGTCCGCTGGTGCAAGGCCAACGCAGAAAGCTGGAACGGCATCTCGGGCAAGGTCGGCGCGATGGGCACCTCCAGCGGCGCTCACCAGGCCATGCTGCTGGGCATGAGGCCCAACGACTCCCGCTACGCGGCGCTGTCGCTCACCAACGGCGCGTCCGACGTAGACGGCACGCTGGACTGCGTGATCATGGTGTCCCCGGTGATCGATCCCCTGGGTCGCTATCATTACGCCCAGGGTCTTCGGGAGGACGTCAAGCCGCCAGAGTCGATAGGCGCGAATACAGTGGCCATGCACGACCTGTACTGGGTGACGGAAGAGGCGATGGCAGAAGGCGCTCCGGCGCGAATCCTGGCCGCTGGCGAGCGCACTGAACTGCCGCACACACTGTGCCTTGCAAGGGACTACGAGGCATCTCACCCGCGCCCTGACCTGGACGAGTTCATCAGCCAGTACCGCAAAGCCGGTGGGCAGATCGACGTGACGATCTTCGAAGGGGAGGGCCCAGGACTGCTGGCTGACCTCTCATTGGACGTCGCTCAGCAGACCCTCGAAGAGATGACCGCGTTCATCCAGGATAAGCTGGCGTAGCCTAGCCCAAAACTCAGACGCAACAGCGAC
Protein-coding sequences here:
- a CDS encoding alpha/beta hydrolase; its protein translation is MTSSTRTTYEVQVEDVEYLRHGDKPFLARLFKPQGSGPFPVMVELHGGAWVNGTRENGNVANEALAKNGVIVAALDFRVPPEASYPASLADIHYGVRWCKANAESWNGISGKVGAMGTSSGAHQAMLLGMRPNDSRYAALSLTNGASDVDGTLDCVIMVSPVIDPLGRYHYAQGLREDVKPPESIGANTVAMHDLYWVTEEAMAEGAPARILAAGERTELPHTLCLARDYEASHPRPDLDEFISQYRKAGGQIDVTIFEGEGPGLLADLSLDVAQQTLEEMTAFIQDKLA